Proteins encoded together in one Gigantopelta aegis isolate Gae_Host chromosome 8, Gae_host_genome, whole genome shotgun sequence window:
- the LOC121379357 gene encoding outer mitochondrial transmembrane helix translocase-like yields MLKAVAEGMFKGAGDVSENASAKNELLAKIISTLIGLTASFTITYFGVRYLMNAMDPTQKDKKESRERAQRMLKRLGVDNAQKLSEYELCIASNLVDPRDVDVSWTDIGGLDSIISEIQETVILPFKNTSLFQNSSLLQAPKGVLLYGPPGCGKTMIAKATAKAAGARFLNLQISSLVDKWYGESQKRAEAVFSLAIKLQPTIIFIDEIDSFLRSRSSTDHEATAMIKTQFMSFWDGLITDKSCNVMVMGATNRRPDVDAAILRRMPSQFRVGLPAKEQRAQIFRMILRDEKTDELKFPQLGDITDGFSGSDIREVCRAAAVSTVHEYMHNHRNGSDISNDDMHKELRGIRMDDLNTAVTKVKMTKNVSLLLTDSIPMDR; encoded by the exons ATGTTGAAAGCTGTTGCCGAAGGGATGTTCAAAGGGGCCGGTGACGTCTCTGAAAATGCATCAGCGAAAAACGAGTTATTGGCTAAAATTATATCGACATTAATTGGCCTGACAGCCTCATTTACCATCACATACTTCGGCGTTCGTTATCTGATGAACGCAATGGATCCGACACAGAAGGACAAGAAGGAATCCAGAGAACGG GCACAGAGGATGCTGAAGAGACTTGGGGTTGACAATGCTCAGAAG TTGTCCGAGTATGAGCTGTGTATTGCGTCAAACCTAGTGGATCCACGAGATGTTGATGTGTCCTGGACGGACATTGGTGGTTTGGATAGCATCATAAGTGAAATCCAGGAAACGGTCATATTGCCTTTCAAAAATACATCACTGTTCCAGAATTCATCACTTCTGCAAGCACCGAAGG GCGTATTGTTATATGGCCCACCTGGATGTGGTAAAACAATGATTGCCAAGGCAACAGCAAAGGCAGCAG GTGCAAGATTCCTGAATCTTCAGATCTCGTCTTTAGTTGACAAGTGGTATGGAGAATCACAGAAGAGAGCCGAGGCGGTTTTTTCTCTG GCTATCAAACTCCAGCCAACAATTATTTTCATTGATGAAATTG ATTCATTCCTGCGATCCCGATCTTCAACTGATCATGAAGCAACAGCAATGATAAAGACTCAGTTCATGAGTTTCTGGGATGGTTTGATAACTGACAAGTCCTGCAATGTTATGGTGATGGGAGCAACCAATCGCAGACCTGACGTTGATGCTGCAATACTTCGCAGAATGCCAAGTCAGTTTCGAGTCGGCCTACCT GCAAAAGAACAAAGAGCACAGATTTTCCGAATGATCCTAAGAGATGAAAAG ACTGACGAATTGAAATTCCCCCAGCTAGGGGATATAACCGATGGTTTCTCAGGTAGTGACATCCGGGAGGTGTGTCGGGCAGCAGCTGTTAGCACAGTACATGAATACATGCATAACCATCGGAATGGTTCAGACATAAG CAATGATGATATGCACAAAGAACTTCGAGGGATAAGAATGGATGACTTAAATACAGCTGTCACGAAGGTCAAAATGACCAAGAATGTGTCATTGTTACTAACTGACAGTATACCAATGGATCGATAA